One genomic region from Thunnus maccoyii chromosome 16, fThuMac1.1, whole genome shotgun sequence encodes:
- the theg gene encoding theg spermatid protein, protein MATRTQQLAQAKPNRLRYPDRRSVYWLDKLPPEKTGPTTEIELTPRWSELCRNKKFYAQVTYPFMSPPYAPCYVTLFLLASFLLLCFPLQPGYCFIHADCLPYGK, encoded by the exons atggcaactcGGACGCAGCAGCTTGCCCAGGCCAAACCCAACCGACTCAGATATCCAGACCG TCGTTCTGTTTACTGGCTGGATAAACTGCCACCAGAGAAGACAGGACCCACCACCGAAATTG AGTTAACCCCTCGCTGGTCAGAGCTGTGTAGGAATAAAAAGTTCTACGCTCAAGTCAC TTACCCTTTCATGTCCCCCCCTTACGCTCCTTGTTATGTCACACTCTTCCTCTTGGCTtcatttcttctcctctgcttccCGCTACAACCTGGCTATTGTTTCATTCACGCAGACTGTCTCCCGTATGGGAAGTGA